The following nucleotide sequence is from Chloracidobacterium validum.
GCCTGTGGCACGACGCACTTCAAAAAAGACCTTGAAGCCAACCTAAACGTCTGCCCAAACTGCGGCCACCACATGAAGTGGCCGACGCGACAGCGCCTGGCCCATCTTTTTGATGATGGGCAATACACAACCTTTGACGACAACATTGTTTCGACCGACATTCTGGAGTTTTTTGATACCAAGTCCTACGCCGACCGGATTGTTCAAGCGCGGAAGAGCACGGGTTTCAACGATGCGATTGTCTGCGCTGAAGGAAATCTCGGAGGACGACCCCTGATTGGCTGCGTCATGGTGATGGAGTTCATCGGTGGGAGCATGGGGTCAGTGGTTGGCGAAAAAGTCACCCGCGCCATTGAGCGGGCAATTGCTAAACAGCGACCGCTCGTCATCGTTTCCGCTTCCGGCGGCGCGCGCATGATGGAAGGCACGTATAGCCTGATGCAACTTGCTAAAATCTGCGGCGCGTTAGCCCGTTTGGATGCTGCCCGCGTGCCTTATATTTCCGTACTGACCGATCCAACGACGGGTGGCGTCACGGCCAGTTTTGCCATGCTTGGCGACATCAATATCGCCGAACCGGGTGCGCTCATCGGTTTTGCCGGACCGCGCGTCATCGAGCAAACCATCCGCCAGAAGCTTCCCGTCGGATTTCAACGTTCGGAGTTTCTTCTGGAGCACGGCATGCTTGACGCCGTCGTGGACCGCCGCGACCTGCGGAAGTTCCTCATCGATGCACTGGCTTTCATGGCGCACTGATTCAACCAAGCTGCCGCGTCACAATGCTGACAAGGCCCGGTCTTCAAGGCAAAATCTCATTGGGAGAGTTTGGAATGCTGTCTTGTTTCTCAAGTCAACGGTTGACGCTCGTCCTGGTCGGTTTGGCGCTTGCCACAACGAGTTTCTTCGTCCGGCCGGTGCCGGGCGTTGTTATTTTGGATAGTGCCTGGCGTAAACACGGGGGCAACGCCGACAACAAGCCGGCCGGCTTCGCCAAGCATATTGCGCTCGCTAATCAACCGCAGTTTCGCGCAACCATCCAACTGGTTGGTGAAAGTGCTGGCGCGTCTGGAACCTGGATTGGTAACGACGCCAAACATGGTTACGTCCTGACGGCGGGCCACAACTTCACCAAGGGTGGCAATGCCACTGAGTATGCGTACGTTGCTACGGATGGCACGACCTACAAGGGGGTTGAGCTTATCGTTCATCCGGCGTGGAATGGCGACAACAACACCCGCACGGGCTATGACTTTGCCATTGTCGTCTTAGATCGCCCAGTCAGAGGTGTTGGGCAACCGGCGCTGCTTTACGCTGGCTCAGATGAGATGGATCGGCTTTGTACCATTGTCGGTTATGGCATGCGCGGTACTGGTTCCTCAGGCGAACAGGCCGACTACTACGACGACGACAACCCCAAAGCTGCTGCGCAGAACCTGATTGAAAATGTAACTGAAGCGGTCAAACCGCTGCCCAGCGATGAAGACGGCGGCAACTACCTTGGGATAGACTTCGATAAAGAAGACGGAAGCGCCAAGAACACCTACGGCGACCCGACGCCGGTGAATGAGTATGAGGGCGCGTTGGGTTCAGGCGATAGCGGTGGTTCCTGCTGGATGGAGTACGATAGGCAGTGGTGCGTTATCGGCGTCAATGCCAATGGTGACACTTCGACATACGGCGCAGTGTCGTATTTTGCTCGTGTCTCCGGAGAGGTAGCGTGGATCAAGTCGGTCTTTCCGGGCGCAAAGTTTATTGGTAACTAAGTCTCGTGACTGA
It contains:
- the accD gene encoding acetyl-CoA carboxylase, carboxyltransferase subunit beta, with amino-acid sequence MAWFRRKRNITDETPPADRKVRTEGLFVKCPACGTTHFKKDLEANLNVCPNCGHHMKWPTRQRLAHLFDDGQYTTFDDNIVSTDILEFFDTKSYADRIVQARKSTGFNDAIVCAEGNLGGRPLIGCVMVMEFIGGSMGSVVGEKVTRAIERAIAKQRPLVIVSASGGARMMEGTYSLMQLAKICGALARLDAARVPYISVLTDPTTGGVTASFAMLGDINIAEPGALIGFAGPRVIEQTIRQKLPVGFQRSEFLLEHGMLDAVVDRRDLRKFLIDALAFMAH
- a CDS encoding trypsin-like serine peptidase translates to MLSCFSSQRLTLVLVGLALATTSFFVRPVPGVVILDSAWRKHGGNADNKPAGFAKHIALANQPQFRATIQLVGESAGASGTWIGNDAKHGYVLTAGHNFTKGGNATEYAYVATDGTTYKGVELIVHPAWNGDNNTRTGYDFAIVVLDRPVRGVGQPALLYAGSDEMDRLCTIVGYGMRGTGSSGEQADYYDDDNPKAAAQNLIENVTEAVKPLPSDEDGGNYLGIDFDKEDGSAKNTYGDPTPVNEYEGALGSGDSGGSCWMEYDRQWCVIGVNANGDTSTYGAVSYFARVSGEVAWIKSVFPGAKFIGN